The nucleotide sequence CGTCGGCCCCCGCGGAGAGGACGTGCTCCCCCGTCGGCGAGATGTCGACCGCGACGGCCGGCCCGACGTGCCTGCCGAGCACGCGGCCCGGCGCGGCGTCGACCGGGAAGATACGCGTGGTGCCGTCCGCGCTCGCCACGATCAGGCGGGTGTTGTCTCGCGAGAAGGCCAGGTCCGGGATGTTGTCGCGCATGCCGACGAACTTGCGCCGCTCGCCGGTCGCGAGGTTGACGAGCCGCACGGTGTGATCGTTGCCGCCGTAGGCGAGCATGCGCCCGTCGGAGGAGAAGACCATCGCGCGGACGACGCTGTCGTACGTCGGCAGCGACGTGCCCGCGCCCGTGTCGAGGTCCCAGATCCGCACGGCGCCGTCGGCCGTGGCTGCCGCGAGGAGGCGACCGTCGGGCGAGAAGGAGATCTGCACGATGCGCTCGCTGAGCCCTTCGAAGACGCGTGACTCCTTCGGGTTCTGCACGCCCCAGACCCGCACGGTCCCGTCCGAGGCCCCGGCCGCGACGAGCCGCGAGTCCGGGGAGAACCGCATGGGATACAGCGGGAGCTGCTGCATCGTGGCCGGGTGGACCAGCATGTCGGGCAGCACGCGAGGCTCCCCGCCTCGTCGATCGTGCAGGTAGATCGTGCGGGAGAGCCCCGCGGTCAGGAAAAAACGGCCATCCGGGGCGAAGATCGATTTCAGGCTCGTCTCGACCCCCGTCGCGAGCAGGCGGCTCTTGCCCGTCGCGACGTCCCATACCCGCGTGGTCGCGTCGTCGCCTTGGCTGATGATCTCCTTTCCGTCGCGCGACGGGAAGGCGAACAGCACGGAGCTCGTGTGCCCGCGCAGCGTGGTGATCGGGGCGCCCGTCGCCGCGTCCCACACGCGGATCGTGCGGTCCTTGCCCGTCGAGAGCAGCCGCTTGTCGTCCGGGAAAAACGTGACGAACCAGACCTCGTCCTCGTGCCCGCGCAGCGGGAGGAAGCCGCCGGCCTCGAGGTCGTAGATCCCCGCGGTGTGATCGTCGCTCGCCGTGACGAGCCGCTTTCCATCACGCGAGAGGGCGATCCGGTTGATGGGGCCCTTCTGCTCGCGCAGCACCTGCGCCGGCCCGTGCACCCACGCGTCCGCGGCCACGACGCGCGCCCGGCTCCACTGATCGAACGTCGGCGAGAGCGCCTTCAGCCACGCGAGCGCCTCGTTCGGGTCGCGGAGGACGGCCGTACGCGCCTGGACCAGCGTGAGCTCGTCGGCGTGCGCGATCGCCCGGTGCTCGGCCTCCACCGCTTTTTTGCGCGCCTCCTCCGCGAGCGCGTGCTCCCGCGTGACGCGATCCCGCTCCTTCAGCACCTTGGCGAAGAAGAGCCCTCCGGCCGTGATCAGCACGCAGAGCGCCGCGACGGCCACGGAGAGCGCGGCGCGGTGCTTGCGGGCGAAGCGCCACGCCTTCTCGCGGGTCGTGTAGAGGTGCACGCCCACGAGCTGCCCCGCCAGAAAGCGGCGCAGATCCTCCGCGAGCGCCTTCGCCGTCGGGTACCGCGCGGCCGGATCCCGCGCCATCGCCTTGTCCACGATCGCCAGGAGATCGAGCGGGATCCCGGCCTGCATCTCCGGCAGCGGCGCCGGCGGGCCCTCGAGCACCCGCTGCAGGATCTTCATCCCGCTCACGCCGGCGTACGGCGCCCGCCCGGCGAGCACGTGGTAGAGGATCGCCCCGAGCGCATACACGTCCGCGCGCTCGTCCACGGCCTCGGCCGCCGCTTGCTCGGGCGGCATGTACGCGGGTGTGCCCATCACCGAGCCCACGAGCGTGATCCCGTCGACGAGCGTGCCGCCTCCCTCGGACGTGACCTCGCCGCCCGCCTCGGGGGCCTCGGTCTCGGCCGGCGCTTTCACCTCGACGACGGGCTCGGAAAGGTCTTTCCCGAGGCCCCAGTCGATCACGAGCGTCTCGCCGTGGGCCCCCACGAGCACGTTCGCGGGCTTCAGATCCCGGTGGATGATGCGTTTTTCGTGCGCGTAGGCCACCGCGTCGGTGACGGCGAGCACGTGGGTGAGCAGCGGGAGCCGCTCGTCGAGCTTGCCCGCGCCCTCGATGATCTCGGAGAGCGGGCGCCCGGAGACGAGCTTCATCGAATAAAACGGCTCACCCGTCGGCCACCGCCCGGCCTCGTAGACCGGCACGATCGACGGGTGCTGCAGCCGCGCCGTGAGCAGCGCCTCCCGGACGAACCGGTCCTCGGCGGCGGAGCCCGTATCGAGCAGCTCCTTCAGCGCCACCCGCCGATCGAGCCGCTGATCACGCGCCGACAGGACCCGCCCGATCCCGCCCTGCGCGACCTCGCCCTCGACCGAATAACTCGACCGGTCGACGAGCGGCAGCCGCGCCGCGCTCCACCGCCCCGACGCAGGCACGCTCGTCGTTTGCCCGGACGACGACGCCTGGCTCAAGGGCAACGTCGGCGCCGCGCCGAGGTCCGCCCCGGCGCCGTTTTTGCTCCCGCCTCGCGTGTGGGGCGCGCTCGTCGCTGGTTGACCTCGGTCCGTCTCCCCCGCTCCTCGCGATGGCTCCCCGTTCATCGCCCGGCCCTCTCCGCGGCTCTCCAGGCGAAAACACGCCCGATCATGCCGTCATGCTAGCCCCCACGAACGGGGCTCACCATGAACAATTGACGACGCTCCGGCCCCGCGTGAAGACAGCCAGGCCATGAGCGAGCAAAAAAGCCGCGCAGGAGAGCAACCCAGACGACGATTCCCGCTCTACGTGCGCGTCCTCGCCGGCGTCCTCGTGGGTGTCCTTCTCGGGCTCGTCTTCGGGGAACGGAAATACCTCCTCGGCCTGGGCAACGCCGAGCTCGGCCGGCTGGGGCTGCTCGTGGTGAAGCTCCTCAAGGCCCTGGCCGTCCCGCTCGTCTTTTTCGCGATCCTCGACGCGTTCGTCAAGACGGACATCTCTCTGCGAAAAGGGACGCGCCTGCTCTTCATTTGCGCGGTCAATGCGACGGTGGCGCTCGGCATTGGCCTCTCGATCATGAATGGCTTCTCGCCGGGCCGGCACCTCTCGGGCGCGCTCGCGGCGGTCATGCGGCCGAACGGCGCGACCTCGGATCCGGCGCAGGAGATCCTCGCCGCCTCGAAGAAGGGCAGCCTCGGCCTCATCGACAACGTCTCGAGTTACGTGCCGAGGAGCCTCGTCGATCCGTTCTCCGAGAACAGCGTCATCACGATCGTCCTGCTCGGCGTGCTCACGGGCGTCGCGCTCCGGCGCGCGCGTGCGCGGGCGTCCGAGGAGGCGGGCCCGGGGCTCTCCGTGGTCGAGCGGGCGATCGGGGGCGTGTATGCGATCCTCGTCGAGACGCTCGATATCGTGGTCTCCGTGGTGCCGATCGCGGTGCTCGGGGTCGTCGCGGACGTCGTGGGCAAGGCCGGGCTCTCGGTCTTTCGATCGCTCTGGGTCTTCCTGGTCACGGTGCTCGCGGCGATGGCGCTGCATGCGCTCGTGTATTACCCGCTCGTCGCCTGGTTCATCGGCAAGAAGCCGCCGCGCGTCTACCTCGGGATCGGCGCGGACCCGATCTTGACGGGGCTCTCGACGAACTCCAGCCTGGCGACCGTGCCCGTCACGCTGAAGGCGCTCGATCGAATGGGCGTCTCGCCCGGATCGGCGCGCCTCGCGGCGTGTATCGGGACGAACCTCAACAATGACGGCATTCTCCTTTACGAGGCGATGACGGCCGTCTTCTTGACGCAGGCCATCGGCGCGCCGCTCGACCTCGGCGGGGAGCTCACGATCGCGCTCGCCTCGGTGATGGCGGCGGCGGGCGTCGCGGGGATCCCGGAGGCGGGGCTCGTCGTGTTGCCGCTCGTGCTCGGGGCCGCGGGCCTGCCGGACGCCTTGATCGCCGCGGCCATACCGCTCGTGATGACCGTCGACTGGATCATCGCGCGGTGCCGCACGGTCTTGAACGTGATGAACGACATGCTGGTCGCGGTGCTGCTCGACGTCGGCGACCGCGGGGAGAAAAACGGCTCGGGCGCCGGGGAAGGCGTCACTTCGGGCTCGGGATGTCCACCTGGCAGTTCTTCGCGGGCGTGAGCCACTTGATCGCGTTCAGCCAGAACAGCTCGAGCTGGTATTCCGGGTGCCCCGTCCATTCGCTGTCGTACGTGATCCACTCGTCGCCCCACACGAGCACGTGACCGCTGCCCACCTCCTGCGCCTTCAGCAGGACGTGCCCTTGCTCCGTGGCGAGCGTCTGCCCCGTCCCCTCGACCGGATACCCATTGTCGACGCCGATGCTCGTCACGCCGCTCGTCACGGGGTGCGCCGTCCAGCCCGTGACGGGGATCGTCGAGCTCCCGCCCTTCGGCAGGATCTGCTGCGCGCCGTAGCTCATGGTGAAGGCTCCGAGCAAGGTATTCACGTTCGTCCGCTCGGTGGGGTCGCCGTATCCGATGAGCGTCATGAAGCCGCCCCCTGCCTGGACCCATTCGCTCAACGCCGCGACCTCGGCGGCCGAATACGTCCGGTTCATCTCGCTCAGGTTCTGCGCCACGATGACCTGATACTTGTCGAGCAGCTCCTTCGTGAGCTCCTGGTCGTTCAGCGAGACGGCGCCATTGTCGCTGCGGGCGTCGAGCCACGTGGCGAACACGTCACCGCTGCCCCATTGGCCCGGGAGCCCGAGCGTCGCGATGCGTAGACAATCGCAGATGCCGTCCTTGCCCACGTCGACGTTGTCGATCGTCCCGTCGTTGTCGTTGTCGATGCCGTCGCAGACCTCCGGCCCGCCGCCCCCTCCGCCGCCTTGCCCCGCGCCGCCGCTCCCGACGAAGCTGCCCCCCACGTTCGCGCCGCCTTGCCCCGCGCCGCCTTGCCCCGCGCCGCCTTGCCCCGCGCCACCTTGTCCCGAGCTGGCCACGCTCGCGCCCGCGCCCGATCCGCCGGTCGCGGACCCTCCGTCCTGTCCGCAGCCGGGAGCGAGCACGAAAATGACGGTGGCGAGCTGAAGCACATAAGATCGTCGCATTCCGACAGTATAATCGGTCGTACGTGTGGCCCGCAATCCCGATCCGCTTCGAGGGAGGAAGGGGAGCACGCTTCCGCTCTCGCTTCCACCCCCGCCTCGTCTCGATCTAGGATGCGCGCCCCTCCCGATGACCCAGCCTCGATCCTCCTCACCGAGCTCCTCGGCCCATCCGCTGAAGGTCGCGCTCCTGCTCTTCGGCTCGGGCCTCTCCGCGCTCGTGTACCAGACGGCCTGGCAACGTGAGCTCCGCCTCGTGTTCGGGTCGTCGACGGCGGCGAGCGCGGCCGTGCTCGCCATTTTCATCGGCGGCGCGGGCGCCGGCAGCCTGCTCTTCGGCAAGCGCAGCGACGCCTCGCCGCGGCCGCTCCGCCTCTATGCGCGCCTCGAGCTCGCCATTGCATCGCTCGCCGCCTTGAGCCCGTTCGCGATCGACCTCGCCCGTGTCGTGTACCGGGCCGCGGGCGGCACGTTTCTGCTCGGAATGACCCTCGGCACCACGCTGCGCCTCGCGCTCGCCGCCCTCGTCATTGGCGCGCCGACCGTCCTCATGGGCGGCACGTTGCCTGCGGCGGCGCGCTCGGCCGAGAGCCCGACCGACACCCAGCGGCGGGCCGTCGGCTGGCTTTATGCGGCGAACACGCTCGGCGCGGTCGCGGGCGCCAGCCTCTGCACGCTCCTCCTCCTCGAGCGGCTCGGCACCCGCGGCGCGCTCTGGGTCGCGGCGCTTCTCAATGCGATCGTCGCGGGTATCGCGCTCCTCGTCGACAAACGGCTCGCCCCCATGACCGAGGAGCCGCCCGCGAAGGAAAACGAGGGCGAGGCGGCCGCGGAGGCGAGCCTCCCCCCGCGCTTCGTCCTGGCCTTCGCGGCGCTCTCGGGGTTTTTGTTCTTCTGGCTCGAGCTCGTCTGGTATCGCCTCCTCGGCCCGCTGCTCGGCGGCACGGTGTATACGTTCGGGGTCATCCTCGCCGTCGTCCTCCTCGGGATCGGGCTCGGCGGGCTGCTTTATCCGGTCCTCTTCCGCAAGCGCGCCCCGTCGGCGCGTGGCCTCGCGCTCACGGCGGCGCTCGAGGCGCTCTTCGTGGCCGTTCCCTTTGCGCTCGGGGATCGGCTCGCCGTGCTCGCGCTCGCGCTCCGGCCCGAGGCCGGCGCCGGGCTCTTCCATTACGTGCCGGGCTGGATCGCGCTTTCGGCCCTCATGGCCTTCCCCGCCTCGGTCGTGGCTGGCGCGCAATATCCGCTGCTCGTCGCGCTCCTCGGCAGGGGCCGGGCCCGCGTCGGCTCGCACCTCGGCACCGTCGGCGCGCACAACACGCTCGGCGCCATGGTCGGCTCCCTCGCCGGCGGTTTTTTCCTCGTCCCCACGCTCGGCGCGCTCGGCTCCCTTCGCGCCGTCGTGTTCGGCCTGCTCGCCATGGCTCTGGGCGCGGCCTTCTTCGCGTTCCGCGTGCCTGCGTTGCGCCGCATGATCGCCGCCCCTGCCTCGGCCGCCCTCGCCTTCGTGGCGATCCTCTCGCCGGGCCCCTCGGCCGTCCTCCGCCACACGCCCATCGGCGCGGGCCGCGTCGATCGGGTCTTGCTCGACACACCGGCCTTCACGCGCTCCTGGATCGAGGACGTCAAGCGCGCGATCCTCTGGCAAACCGAGGGCCTCGAGAGCAGCGTCGCCATCGACGGCACCGACGGCATCGCGATGGTCGTCAATGGCAAGATCGACGGCAATGCGCGCGGCGACGCATCCACGCAGGTGATGGGAGGCCTGCTCGGCGCCTTGCTCCACCCCGATCCGAGACACGCCATGGTGATCGGCTTCGGCACGGGCAGCTCCGCCGGCTGGCTCGGGAAGGTGCCTGCGATCGAGCGCGTGGACGTCGCCGAGCTCGAGCCCGCGATGCTGGAGATCGGCCGCCG is from Polyangium spumosum and encodes:
- a CDS encoding WD40 repeat domain-containing serine/threonine protein kinase: MSQASSSGQTTSVPASGRWSAARLPLVDRSSYSVEGEVAQGGIGRVLSARDQRLDRRVALKELLDTGSAAEDRFVREALLTARLQHPSIVPVYEAGRWPTGEPFYSMKLVSGRPLSEIIEGAGKLDERLPLLTHVLAVTDAVAYAHEKRIIHRDLKPANVLVGAHGETLVIDWGLGKDLSEPVVEVKAPAETEAPEAGGEVTSEGGGTLVDGITLVGSVMGTPAYMPPEQAAAEAVDERADVYALGAILYHVLAGRAPYAGVSGMKILQRVLEGPPAPLPEMQAGIPLDLLAIVDKAMARDPAARYPTAKALAEDLRRFLAGQLVGVHLYTTREKAWRFARKHRAALSVAVAALCVLITAGGLFFAKVLKERDRVTREHALAEEARKKAVEAEHRAIAHADELTLVQARTAVLRDPNEALAWLKALSPTFDQWSRARVVAADAWVHGPAQVLREQKGPINRIALSRDGKRLVTASDDHTAGIYDLEAGGFLPLRGHEDEVWFVTFFPDDKRLLSTGKDRTIRVWDAATGAPITTLRGHTSSVLFAFPSRDGKEIISQGDDATTRVWDVATGKSRLLATGVETSLKSIFAPDGRFFLTAGLSRTIYLHDRRGGEPRVLPDMLVHPATMQQLPLYPMRFSPDSRLVAAGASDGTVRVWGVQNPKESRVFEGLSERIVQISFSPDGRLLAAATADGAVRIWDLDTGAGTSLPTYDSVVRAMVFSSDGRMLAYGGNDHTVRLVNLATGERRKFVGMRDNIPDLAFSRDNTRLIVASADGTTRIFPVDAAPGRVLGRHVGPAVAVDISPTGEHVLSAGADGVARLWPVRGGEPVTLVGHVGELYRAEFSPSGDVIATSGVDGTVRLWDTQGHEIRAYHAEGGQGPRIRFSRDGASIAIGEVTGAVKLWDVDSGEVRALGRHEKGIYTLGFSLDGARLATGSHDTTARIWDLATGESRVLAGHDGRVESVAFSPDGKTVATGSVDHKVRIWDEGKAEARTYDASGYHVFGLSFLPDGETLLSLGADATVRLWDVATGAVRLLRGHNGPTSLLDLSEDGEALVTGSEDKTVRLWDLTIGEGRVLGMHEGSVRDVDIAPDGSWAVSVGDDGTVRVWPDDLPRDPGALRAWIARSTPDTVEHFAASCAQSH
- a CDS encoding dicarboxylate/amino acid:cation symporter, which encodes MSEQKSRAGEQPRRRFPLYVRVLAGVLVGVLLGLVFGERKYLLGLGNAELGRLGLLVVKLLKALAVPLVFFAILDAFVKTDISLRKGTRLLFICAVNATVALGIGLSIMNGFSPGRHLSGALAAVMRPNGATSDPAQEILAASKKGSLGLIDNVSSYVPRSLVDPFSENSVITIVLLGVLTGVALRRARARASEEAGPGLSVVERAIGGVYAILVETLDIVVSVVPIAVLGVVADVVGKAGLSVFRSLWVFLVTVLAAMALHALVYYPLVAWFIGKKPPRVYLGIGADPILTGLSTNSSLATVPVTLKALDRMGVSPGSARLAACIGTNLNNDGILLYEAMTAVFLTQAIGAPLDLGGELTIALASVMAAAGVAGIPEAGLVVLPLVLGAAGLPDALIAAAIPLVMTVDWIIARCRTVLNVMNDMLVAVLLDVGDRGEKNGSGAGEGVTSGSGCPPGSSSRA
- a CDS encoding fused MFS/spermidine synthase, which encodes MTQPRSSSPSSSAHPLKVALLLFGSGLSALVYQTAWQRELRLVFGSSTAASAAVLAIFIGGAGAGSLLFGKRSDASPRPLRLYARLELAIASLAALSPFAIDLARVVYRAAGGTFLLGMTLGTTLRLALAALVIGAPTVLMGGTLPAAARSAESPTDTQRRAVGWLYAANTLGAVAGASLCTLLLLERLGTRGALWVAALLNAIVAGIALLVDKRLAPMTEEPPAKENEGEAAAEASLPPRFVLAFAALSGFLFFWLELVWYRLLGPLLGGTVYTFGVILAVVLLGIGLGGLLYPVLFRKRAPSARGLALTAALEALFVAVPFALGDRLAVLALALRPEAGAGLFHYVPGWIALSALMAFPASVVAGAQYPLLVALLGRGRARVGSHLGTVGAHNTLGAMVGSLAGGFFLVPTLGALGSLRAVVFGLLAMALGAAFFAFRVPALRRMIAAPASAALAFVAILSPGPSAVLRHTPIGAGRVDRVLLDTPAFTRSWIEDVKRAILWQTEGLESSVAIDGTDGIAMVVNGKIDGNARGDASTQVMGGLLGALLHPDPRHAMVIGFGTGSSAGWLGKVPAIERVDVAELEPAMLEIGRRCAPVNEDVLSNPRVRVLLGDAREILPTVPARYDVVFSEPSNPYRAGVASLFTQEYYQAVRGRLKEGGLFLQWVQIYEIDVETLRTIYATLASVFPAVETWYLGWSDLVLVASEAPLVHDPDLLRTKLAAEPYRRALLNAWRTEGLEGLFAHYVAGPPFARAIADVPGAVYNTDDRNRVEFGFARAVGNFASVSTFFEPVRHRKEDRPTLKSGTLDFVRVAEDRAAQVTGDGSDPAMPEHLTPEAEVRVQALVNYAAGNLEGALAKWQFQEQAPIGPVETTLVAEGLAWKGDDAVLPLLERHARDFPIEADAIRARYEYTKGRRAEAVSLLERAFLAYRKDPWPSTVIMSRALELARELGQSAPSDARRLFQALDMPFSVLVLESTRRGVRIDLSEVLPEENACVAAFAALEPHPPWDERVLGLRRDCYAKFQHPLAAEASRATEKRAACVGWRAWLSCL